One window of Nicotiana tomentosiformis chromosome 11, ASM39032v3, whole genome shotgun sequence genomic DNA carries:
- the LOC104115870 gene encoding protein MICRORCHIDIA 7-like: MSTLPIKEEIVDPTDNLDIPTNSTTAMMIPVSSETNGFFGSCFDDNSDDDMEGISPLKKMRAEAALPVGFLDPLPPEERAAWQQSRINAGKASSIGFIAPLRSVRPKSEYRDVPFSRNDQLVVVAGEKQVVSPANITSCKQFWKAGDYEGIDGGFSAAHSVGMDHVRVHPKFLHSNATSHKWALGAFAELLDNAMDEVCNGATYVSVDVLDNKKEKGKMLLVEDNGGGMTPDKMRQCMSLGYSAKSKLANTIGQYGNGFKTSSMRLGADVIVFSRCQGRDGTSTTQSVGMLSYTFLRSTGKEDIVVPMIDFVKRAETWEMLTRSSVDDWKRISETIVQWSPYESEEDLFQQFELLNDQGTRIIIYNLWEDEEGSTELDFDTDPQDIQIKGVSRDEKKIEMAKQYPNSKHFLTYQHSLRSYASILYLRLTPGFRIILRGKDVEHHNLVNDMMLSEEITYRPQPIGDETSKDPNAVAVVTIGFVKDAEHHIDIQGFNVYHKNRLIKPFWRVWNAAGSDGRGAIGVLEANFVEPAHDKQGFERTIVLARLEARLQAMQKKYWSSNCHLIGYAKRRNVKNSVSPEKETNTSANSKSCSRFSSNGHTTCNDKSKLKSTEGEQENGPVHSSTQARNQTMSGETQQVRISNKQTGQTPGISVVKMEDTVSNLREENQSTKNSLQQVLCDLQYERDRNKTLEGKLKAAEKRISDLDNYHDNLALMLIEERRHWQQEEESLRSRLKDASVTIDELLKKVKVLESRITFSCKTER; encoded by the exons ATGAGTACTCTCCCTATCAAGGAAGAAATCGTCGACCCAACAGACAACTTAGATATTCCAACAAACAGTACTACTGCTATGATGATTCCTGTAAGCAGTGAAACCAACGGCTTTTTTGGTTCTTGTTTTGATGATAATAGTGATGATGATATGGAAGGAATTAGTCCATTGAAAAAGATGAGAGCCGAAGCTGCTTTGCCAGTAGGGTTTCTTGATCCTCTTCCCCCCGAAGAGCGTGCGGCATGGCAACAGTCTCGTATTAATGCTGGCAAGGCTAGTAGTATTGGTTTTATTGCTCCTTTGCGGTCGGTTCGTCCAAAATCTGAGTATCGTGACGTGCCTTTTTCGCGCAATGATCAATTGGTAGTAGTGGCTGGAGAAAAGCAGGTAGTTTCTCCTGCTAATATTACAAGTTGCAAGCAGTTCTGGAAAGCTGGAGATTATGAAGGCATTGATGGTGGCTTTTCTGCTGCTCATTCAG TTGGCATGGATCATGTGAGGGTTCACCCAAAATTCTTGCATTCAAATGCCACCAGTCATAAATGGGCTTTGGGAG CTTTTGCTGAGCTTCTAGACAATGCTATGGACGAG gTTTGCAATGGAGCTACCTATGTCAGCGTAGATGTGCTTGACAACAAGAAAGAGAAGGGCAAAATGTTATTGGTTGAAG ATAACGGTGGTGGAATGACTCCTGATAAAATGCGTCAGTGCATGTCTCTTGGATATTCTGCAAAAAGCAAATTAGCAAATACCATTGGCCAAT ATGGAAATGGTTTCAAAACCAGTAGTATGAGACTAGGGGCAGATGTGATTGTGTTCTCGCGTTGTCAGGGAAGGGACGGAACAAG CACAACACAAAGTGTTGGAATGTTGTCATATACATTTTTAAGGAGCACAGGAAAAGAAGATATTGTTGTTCCAATG ATTGATTTTGTGAAGAGAGCAGAAACCTGGGAAATGCTGACTCGATCTTCAGTTGATGACTGGAAAAGAATTTCTGAAACGATAGTACAATGGTCTCCTTATGAAAGTGAAGAGGATCTCTTCCAGCAG TTTGAATTACTGAACGATCAAGGAACGCGAATTATCATATACAATCTTtgggaggatgaagaaggatccACAGAACTTGACTTTGACACCGATCCACAA GACATTCAAATCAAGGGTGTTAGTCGAGATGAAAAGAAGATCGAGATGGCAAAACAATATCCTAACTCCAAGCATTTTCTAACTTATCAGCATTCTTTGAGG AGTTATGCTTCAATTTTGTATCTGAGGCTTACTCCTGGATTTCGAATAATTTTACGGGGAAAAGACGTTGAACATCATAATTTGGTAAATGACATGATGTTATCTGAGGAAATCACCTACAGACCACAACCCATTGGTGATGAAACATCCAAGGATCCAAAT GCGGTAGCTGTGGTAACTATTGGTTTTGTGAAAGATGCAGAACATCACATTGATATTCAAGGTTTTAATGTTTATCACAAGAACCGGCTAATTAAG CCTTTCTGGAGGGTGTGGAATGCTGCTGGAAGTGATGGTCGTGGCGCGATAG GTGTCTTAGAAGCTAATTTTGTCGAACCAGCTCACGATAAACAGGGTTTTGAGCGCACGATTGTCCTTGCTAGACTTGAAGCACGTTTACAAGCTATGCAGAAGAAGTATTG GTCTTCAAACTGCCATTTAATTGGTTATGCTAAGCGTCGCAATGTAAAGAACAGTGTCTCTCCTGAGAAAGAAACAAACACTTCTGCTAACAGCAAGTCCTGTTCCCGGTTTTCCTCCAACGGCCACACAACATGTAATGATAAATCTAAATTGAAATCCACTGAAGGAGAACAAGAGAACGGACCAGTTCATTCTTCAACACAAGCGAGAAATCAGACCATGTCTGGAGAAACTCAGCAAGTGCGTATATCAAATAAGCAAACTGGTCAAACTCCTGGAATTTCAGTTGTGAAG ATGGAAGATACTGTGTCCAACTTGAGAGAAGAGAATCAGAGTACTAAGAATAG TTTACAACAAGTATTGTGCGATTTGCAGTATGAAAGAGACAGGAATAAGACTCTAGAAGGCAAA CTTAAGGCAGCAGAAAAGAGGATATCAGACCTGGACAACTATCATGACAATTTAGCTCTCATGCTTATAGAAGAAAGAAGACATTGGCAACAAGAAGAAGAGAGTTTAAGGAGCAGATTAAAG GATGCTTCTGTTACCATAGATGAGCTGCTCAAGAAAGTGAAGGTGCTAGAAAGTAGGATAACCTTTAGTTGCAAAACCGAACGTTGA